One genomic window of Vespula pensylvanica isolate Volc-1 chromosome 12, ASM1446617v1, whole genome shotgun sequence includes the following:
- the LOC122633567 gene encoding 39S ribosomal protein L20, mitochondrial gives MVFLSLNLLVRSRGPDEFWRKRKIFQIAAHFIGRRRNCYSISIRNVHRSLVFATKGRKLKKEDMRELWITRNNAATLEHDMDLKTFNEGLTRCNILLNYKSLADLACWEPRTFKSLVAIANARAQQDGFNKQKTKKESTTVITNGLIE, from the exons ATGGTATTTCTATCGTTAAATTTATTGGTTCGATCCCGAGGACCAGATGAATTCTGGCGAAAACGTAAAATATTCCAAATTGCTGCT CATTTTATAggcagaagaagaaattgttaCTCCATCTCTATTAGAAATGTTCATAGATCTTTAGTTTTTGCTACCAAAggacgaaaattaaaaaaggaagatatgcGTGAG cTTTGGATAACAAGAAACAATGCAGCTACATTAGAACATGATATGGATCTAAAAACATTTAATGAAGGTTTAACcagatgtaatattttattaaattataagagTTTAGCTGATTTGGCTTGTTGGGAACCAAGAACATTTAAATCTCTTGTAGCTATTGCAAATGCAAGAGCCCAACAAGATGgatttaataaacaaaaaacaaaaaaagaatcaactACTGTTATAACAAATGGTTTAATTgaataa
- the LOC122633565 gene encoding triosephosphate isomerase, translating into MGRKFFVGGNWKMNGTKKEIDDIVAFLKAGPLDPNVDIVVGVPSIYLTYVRSILPCNVDISGQNAYKVAKGAFTGEISPAMLLDNCIPWVILGHSERRNVFGETDELIAEKVAHSLEAGLKVIACIGEKLEEREAGKTEEVVFRQTKAIADKIKSWDNVVLAYEPVWAIGTGKTATPQQAQEVHEKLRNWFTKNVNANVAETIRIIYGGSVTAGNAKDLAKEKDIDGFLVGGASLKPDFVQIVNAKQ; encoded by the exons ATGGGACGAAAATTTTTTGTCGGTGGAAATTGGAAAATGAATGgaaccaaaaaagaaatcgacgaTATTGTTGCATTTCTGAAAGCTGGTCCATTGGATCCTAACGTTG ATATTGTTGTTGGTGTACCATCTATTTATCTCACATATGTACGAAGTATTTTGCCTTGTAATGTTGATATTAGTGGTCAAAATGCATATAAAGTAGCTAAAGGAGCTTTCACAGGTGAAATTAGTCCAGCTATGCTTCTTGATAATTGTATTCCATGGGTAATTCTTGGACATTCTGAACGTAGAAATGTTTTTGGAGAAACAGATGAATTGATTGCAGAAAAAGTTGCGCATTCATTGGAAGCTggattaaaa gTGATAGCCTGTATTGgagaaaaattagaagaacGTGAAGCTGGGAAAACGGAAGAAGTAGTTTTTCGTCAAACAAAAGCTATTgcagataaaattaaatcatgGGACAATGTAGTTCTTGCATATGAACCTGTTTGGGCAATTGGAACAGGTAAAACTGCTACACCTCAACAAGCACAAGAAGTCCATGAGAAATTACGAAACTGGTTTACTAAGAATGTGAATGCAAATGTTGCTGAAacaattagaattatttatggTGGATCCGTAACAGCAGGAAATGCTAAAGAtttagcaaaagaaaaagatattgatGGATTTTTAGTTGGAGGTGCTTCTTTGAAACCTGATTTTGTACAAATCGTAAATGCTAAACAGTGA
- the LOC122633564 gene encoding uncharacterized protein LOC122633564, whose translation MLYMSAFNLDKLVHSLMQSLGYERSKKKHFLTYMDKTYKIQNKKLDICEKMKDIYQNNLDFSNPYDIEHFIEKHTNILDKSVYSKSIPVLASHLKNINTKIIQKINKIKIQSNIMESKYKLSNSYKKNSRIKKYQGTLDSKFSKYTLKNTTSKQYDNSLTNCLQQNNKKKYNAIACNLTDNIIEYVEYENELNKKLLELYTKDEDFIKKYIHISLYIATEKIDCSNFENTDKKYQQIILLCKQAILCLVEPSEKAYVLCTNNLSAIIQKHLSQGCRYHFESSRYFFILIGFTIYNF comes from the exons ATGCTTTACATGTCGGCTTTTAACTTGGATAAATTAGTACATTCGCTTATGCAAAGCTTGGGTTATGAAaggtcaaaaaaaaaacatttcttaacCTATATGGATAAGACATAtaagatacaaaataaaaaactagaTATTtgtgagaaaatgaaagatatatatcaaaataatcttGATTTTTCAAATCCGTACGACATAGAACATTTCATAGAAAAGCACACAAACATTCTCGATAAATCTGTTTATTCAAAAAGCATTCCAGTTCTTGCATctcatttgaaaaatattaatacaaaaattattcaaaaaattaataaaataaaaatacaaagtaatattatggaaagtaaatataaattatcaaattcttataaaaagaattctcgCATTAAGAAGTATCAAGGAACCTTAGATAGTAAATTCAGTAAATacacattaaaaaatacaacttCAAAACAATATGATAATTCATTAACAAACTGTctacaacaaaataataaaaagaaatacaatgcTATCGCCTGTAATTTAacagataatataatagaatatgtggagtatgaaaatgaattaaataagaaattattagaacTTTATACGAAAGATGaagattttatcaaaaaatatatacatatatccttaTATATAGCAACTGAG AAGATTGATTGCTCCAATTTTGAAAACaccgataaaaaatatcaacaaataattttactatgTAAGCAGGCAATATTGTGTTTGGTTGAACCAAGTGAAAAAGCTTATGTACTATGTACAAATAATTTGTCTGCTATTATACAAAAACATTTGTCACAAGGATGTAGATATCATTTTGAATCTTCaaggtatttttttatacttataggATTCactatctataatttttaa
- the LOC122633568 gene encoding INO80 complex subunit C, whose translation MVNEEAVENNKKTQPVFKNPSFHQQFRPISNTGKKRTWRSLKQVLAQERSLPWPTEVVHYSAINAPPSFKPAKKYSDISGLPARYTDPQTKLYYATAEEFATVRSLPMDITAGYLALRGASSIVG comes from the exons atGGTGAATGAAGAAGCagtggaaaataataaaaaaactcaACCTGTATTCAAAAATCCATCTTTCCACCAACAATTTCGGCCAATAAGTAATactggaaagaaaagaacttggAGATCTCTTAAACAGGTTTTAGCTCAGGAACGTAGTTTACCATGGCCTACTGAAGTAGTACATT ATAGTGCTATCAATGCACCGCCAAGTTTTAAACCTGCAAAGAAGTATTCTGATATATCTGGTCTGCCT GCACGGTATACAGATCCACAAACTAAGTTATATTATGCAACTGCCGAAGAATTTGCCACAGTTCGCAGTTTGCCAATGGATATAACTGCTGGATATTTAGCATTACGTGGTGCTTCTAGTATCGTTGGttaa
- the LOC122633566 gene encoding prostaglandin E synthase 3 isoform X2 codes for MPSILPPPPVMWAQRRDILFITICLEDCKDPVLKIEPEMLHFKGLGGTEKKMHEITINLYKEINPDKAMKNLGGRTLELVLFKKEEGPYWPRLTKEKTKAHWLKSDFNKWKDEDDSDDEGDFEGGSHELEEMMRHMGGLGGSGDSKPNFDDLADEVDEMDSDDEDIPDLE; via the exons ATGCCTAGCAT ATTACCTCCTCCACCTGTTATGTGGGCACAAAGGAGGGATATACTCTTCATTACTATATGCTTAGAGGATTGCAAAGATCCTGTTTTAAAGATTGAGCCAGAAATGTTACATTTCAAGGGTTTGGGtgggacagaaaaaaaaatgcatgagattacaattaatttatataaagagatcAATCCCGATAAAGCAATGAAGAATTTAGGAGGTAGAACTTTAGAATTAGTGCTctttaaaaaggaagaagggccATATTGGCCAAGATTAACcaaggaaaaaacaaaggcCCATTGGTTGAAAAGTGATTTCAACAAATGGAAGGATGAAGATGATAGTGATGATGAGGGTGATTTTGAAGGTGGCAGCCATGAATTAGAAGAA ATGATGCGACACATGGGTGGCTTAGGAGGTTCAGGGGATAGTAAGCCTAATTTCGATGATCTGGCAGATGAGGTGGATGAAATGGATAGTGATGATGAAGATATACCTGATTTGGAATGA
- the LOC122633566 gene encoding prostaglandin E synthase 3 isoform X1 has translation MTQEGQLPPPPVMWAQRRDILFITICLEDCKDPVLKIEPEMLHFKGLGGTEKKMHEITINLYKEINPDKAMKNLGGRTLELVLFKKEEGPYWPRLTKEKTKAHWLKSDFNKWKDEDDSDDEGDFEGGSHELEEMMRHMGGLGGSGDSKPNFDDLADEVDEMDSDDEDIPDLE, from the exons ATGACTCAGGAAGGCCA ATTACCTCCTCCACCTGTTATGTGGGCACAAAGGAGGGATATACTCTTCATTACTATATGCTTAGAGGATTGCAAAGATCCTGTTTTAAAGATTGAGCCAGAAATGTTACATTTCAAGGGTTTGGGtgggacagaaaaaaaaatgcatgagattacaattaatttatataaagagatcAATCCCGATAAAGCAATGAAGAATTTAGGAGGTAGAACTTTAGAATTAGTGCTctttaaaaaggaagaagggccATATTGGCCAAGATTAACcaaggaaaaaacaaaggcCCATTGGTTGAAAAGTGATTTCAACAAATGGAAGGATGAAGATGATAGTGATGATGAGGGTGATTTTGAAGGTGGCAGCCATGAATTAGAAGAA ATGATGCGACACATGGGTGGCTTAGGAGGTTCAGGGGATAGTAAGCCTAATTTCGATGATCTGGCAGATGAGGTGGATGAAATGGATAGTGATGATGAAGATATACCTGATTTGGAATGA